From the Saccharomycodes ludwigii strain NBRC 1722 chromosome I, whole genome shotgun sequence genome, one window contains:
- the HRD3 gene encoding ubiquitin ligase complex subunit HRD3 (similar to Saccharomyces cerevisiae YLR207W | HRD3 | HMG-coA Reductase Degradation) has translation MGQQIYNEAMEILTTFYPTPYNFQPPEHFKMWDEFIDVTPPYYMVQNKNEFYTEFWNDCIQPKHKKAYDMLLESATTYHNLDAYFQLAQINLWNDYRFIGNKTQGLHYLLEFEKYSSAQPNGTVLYQIACCYSTGLFEREPDQLRALAYLQRGAEIGEMKSIQALAYRYSQGISTEKNLDKALLYYSRLSELIYTKLNNTYPNWELIPNQGESYNLRIPDLQNKLVGEEALSTTRSSTIGRMGILPSDDFFTDYEKPFQVNRGKSGLFQVHSNIISGEDDDEGNDDLMNDIIISSYYLAVNAYYGTYVHERNHTLALLILENIYSEYDNYTATISFDQMIHYKKCLTLLGHMYMRGDGLDKPNMEKAAKILERKNSVNINSYNLYSPSNIDLALINYVYYKNSTKAKEICSRIVTAGADNGRCSYYLLKMGNSTLNHITKDVDIEYLQKSATIGYVPAIYYLAKFRESKIINGPATEDKIHVFKRFVHKAESVMVPYLKKSFNKLMSQDFDGALWGYALAAEQGYEEAQTSLAYILYQPPTLFSTPAPLSPIMEEIALSYYIRAYKQNNPDAAIVAGNIYYKRGDYNKAVALYQGASSKFSLLGMWNLGYMYEYGLGVQRDFHLAKRYYEQVLAQRTLFFGIKLTVLKLQLKEWYYSIVDSARFAAFYNFCGGNDNASVYNKIKHFLQELYEKSMVNLKSTCDKYFFLNTNPKIQVNVYSIDGSVIGNSNGNVSHNYKNFFSKAHKKINHLLQEYGLFWEDIISIVMIVSILMMSFFARILARRFGWNLQENNRNEININGGDGNLRFRVQFFAI, from the coding sequence ATGGGTCAACAGATATATAATGAGGCAATGGAAATATTAACCACATTTTACCCAACCCCGTATAATTTCCAACCGCCAGAGCATTTTAAAATGTGGGATGAATTTATTGATGTTACACCACCATATTATATGgtgcaaaataaaaatgaattttaTACTGAATTTTGGAATGACTGCATACAACCAAAACACAAAAAGGCATATGACATGTTGCTAGAAAGCGCTACCACCTATCACAATCTAGATGCATATTTCCAGTTGGctcaaataaatttatgGAACGATTATAGATTCATTGGTAATAAAACGCAGGGTTTGCATTACTTGTtggaatttgaaaaatatagtTCTGCACAACCCAATGGCACAGTACTTTACCAAATTGCATGTTGTTATTCAACAGGTTTATTTGAAAGAGAGCCAGATCAGCTAAGAGCCTTGGCCTATTTGCAAAGGGGCGCAGAAATAGGTGAAATGAAAAGTATCCAAGCTTTGGCTTATAGATATTCACAAGGTATTAGCACTGAAAAGAATTTAGACAAGGCATTGCTATATTATTCAAGACTATCTGAACTAATATACACCAAATTAAACAACACATACCCAAATTGGGAATTAATACCAAATCAGGGAGAAAGTTACAATTTGAGAATTCCAGATttacaaaacaaattaGTGGGCGAAGAAGCTTTAAGTACCACAAGATCAAGCACAATCGGGAGAATGGGTATTTTACCCTctgatgatttttttacagATTATGAAAAGCCCTTCCAGGTGAATAGAGGGAAAAGCGGCCTATTCCAAGTTCATTCTAATATTATAAGCGGGgaggatgatgatgaaggcAATGATGACTTAATGAACGATATCATAATTTCCTCTTATTATCTGGCAGTTAATGCTTACTACGGTACTTATGTCCATGAAAGAAATCACACATTAGCTCTTTTAATACTTGAGAATATTTATTCAGAATACGATAACTATACCGCAACTATATCGTTTGACCAGATGAtacattataaaaaatgtttaacATTATTAGGTCACATGTATATGAGAGGTGATGGGCTTGACAAACCAAATATGGAAAAAGCTGCAAAAATACTCGAAAGGAAAAATTCCGTGAATATTAACAGCTACAATCTTTATTCTCCATCAAACATTGATTTGGCACTTATAAATTATGTTTACTATAAAAATTCGACCAAGGCGAAGGAAATATGTTCTCGGATAGTCACTGCTGGAGCGGATAACGGTCGATGTTCatattatcttttaaaaatgggtAATTCAACCCTAAATCACATAACAAAGGATGTTGATATCGAATATTTGCAAAAATCTGCTACAATAGGATATGTACCAGCCATTTATTACTTGGCTAAGTTTAGAGAATCTAAGATTATTAATGGTCCTGCAACAGAAGATAAAATAcatgtttttaaaagatttgtACACAAAGCAGAAAGTGTAATGGTGccatatttaaaaaaatcattcaaTAAATTGATGAGCCAAGACTTTGACGGCGCGTTGTGGGGGTATGCATTAGCTGCTGAACAAGGTTATGAAGAAGCACAAACTTCGCTtgcatatatattataccAACCACCcactttattttcaacacCAGCACCATTGTCACCAATAATGGAAGAAATCGCATTGTCTTATTATATAAGAGCttacaaacaaaataacCCAGACGCCGCAATTGTTGCTGGTAATATATACTACAAAAGAGGAGACTATAATAAGGCGGTGGCGCTATATCAAGGTGCGTCATCTaagttttctttattagGTATGTGGAATTTAGGTTACATGTATGAATATGGTTTAGGTGTACAGCGTGATTTCCATTTAGCTAAGCGTTATTATGAGCAAGTTCTGGCCCAAAGAacccttttttttggcataaaattaactgttttaaaattacaaCTTAAGGAGTGGTACTATTCTATTGTTGATTCCGCTAGATTTGCTGCCTTTTATAACTTTTGTGGTGGAAATGATAACGCTAgtgtttataataaaatcaagCATTTTCTGCAAGAATTATATGAAAAAAGTATGGTTAACCTTAAATCAACGTGTGAcaagtatttttttctcaacACCAATCCAAAAATACAGGTCAATGTTTATTCTATAGACGGATCGGTAATAGGCAATTCAAATGGTAATGTATCACATAATtacaaaaactttttttccaaggcacacaaaaaaattaaccaTTTATTACAGGAGTATGGCTTATTTTGGgaagatattattagtatagTTATGATTGTCTCCATTTTAATGATGTCATTTTTCGCAAGAATATTAGCAAGAAGATTTGGATGGAACTTACAAGAGAATAATCGTAATGAAATTAACATAAACGGTGGTGATGGTAACCTTAGATTCAGAGTGCAATTTTTTGCAATATGA
- a CDS encoding uncharacterized protein (similar to Saccharomyces cerevisiae YLR373C | VID22 | Vacuolar Import and Degradation (paralog of YGR071C | ENV11)) — translation MANGLPYKIDLNSIGPTTKQYPATKVFEYNSSKLKLVACDNFIFHKSNETGIKRSKLESTIYKHVYKTLNLSTATSGNENQDDSIFSNASCNVTADNAANASGNVSAANDAPTFDTEDNAPFNVIADNAANDSGNFSSDDNNVSHTESVNNAYKSSTFSDEQLLAKLKTHLDSMKEHLKLSNNDLDTANVKYTHPQHTKCLTDIIKNSNFFTTPDEPSEKSFLSILRKDIKESLFVIKKEFKRKHNSCFKKYYIEQIRKYEKDGIIGHSEMCISTLIANFRIYDECIQEVKDPMFKAIFHLLKSLPTSSVASERTFSQLGSIYSDRRDNLSSEHAKLLLKLKLFDNIIPEANLIESLEKNSPF, via the exons atggCTAATGGTTTACCTTACAAAATTGACCTTAACTCTATAGGGCCTACGACAAAGCAATATCCTGCGACAAAAGTCTTTGAATATAATAGTTCAAAACTAAAATTAGTTGCATGTGACAATTTTATATTCCATAAATCTAACGAAACAGGTATTAAAAGGTCAAAGCTAGAGTCAACCATTTACAAACATGTCTATAAAACTCTCAACTTATCCACTGCTACCTCTGGAAATGAGAATCAAGAtgattcaatttttt CTAATGCCTCTTGTAATGTTACTGCTGATAACGCAGCCAATGCTTCCG GTAACGTTTCTGCTGCTAATGATGCTCCAACTTTTGATACTGAAGATAATGCTCCTTTTAATGTTATTGCTGATAATGCAGCTAATGATTCGGGTAATTTCTCCtctgatgataataatgtttcTCATACTGAATCTGTCAATAATGCCTATAAATCATCCACTTTTTCAGACGAACAACTTTTAGCTAAATTAAAAACGCATCTGGATTCAATGAAAGAGCACTTAAAGTTGTCTAATAATGATTTGGATACAGCAAATGTAAAGTATACTCATCCTCAGCATACAAAATGTTTGactgatattattaaaaatagtaacTTTTTTACAACACCAGATGAACCTAGTGAAAAGAGTTTTTTGAGTATTCTTagaaaagatataaaagaaagtttatttgttattaaaaaagagtttaaaagaaaacataattcctgttttaaaaaatattatattgaacaaataagaaaatatgaaaaagatGGTATTATTGGGCATAGTGAGATGTGTATTTCAACCTTAATTGCAAACTTCAGAATATATGATGAATGTATACAAGAAGTTAAGGATCCTATGTTTAAAGCAATTTTCCACCTTTTAAAATCCCTTCCTACCTCCTCAGTTGCTTCCGAAAGAACTTTTTCTCAATTAGGTAGTATATATTCGGATCGAAGAGATAACTTATCTTCTGAACATgccaaattattattaaagcttaaactttttgataatatcaTTCCTGAAGCAAATTTAATTGAATCGTTGGAAAAGAACAGtccattttaa
- the SEC13 gene encoding GTPase-activating protein SEC13 (similar to Saccharomyces cerevisiae YLR208W | SEC13 | SECretory), with the protein MVTINNAHSDLIHDAVLDYYGKRLATCSSDKTIKIFEVSQDSQTLVDTLIAHEGPVWQVDWAHPKFGIILASCSYDGKIIIWKEDPNTSKWTQIDTYNVHSASVNSIQWAPHEYGPLLLAASSDGNVSVIEFKDNGTTEPIIINAHAIGVNTASWAPVAASFDNVRRFVSGGADNLVKIWKYDQDAHTYVLEETLEGHSDWVRDVSWSPSVLTRSYLASVSQDRTCIIWTQENGKKWNKTLLKNEKFPDVLWRASWSLSGNILAVSGGDNKITLWKENLEGKWEPAGEVEQ; encoded by the coding sequence ATGGTAACAATTAATAATGCACACTCAGATTTAATACACGATGCAGTATTAGATTACTATGGAAAGCGATTAGCCACATGCTCTTCGGataaaactattaaaatatttgaagtTTCACAAGATTCTCAAACTTTGGTTGATACTTTGATTGCTCATGAAGGTCCGGTTTGGCAAGTTGATTGGGCCCATCCCAAATTTGGTATCATATTAGCCTCTTGTTCCTATGATggtaaaattataatttggAAAGAGGATCCAAACACCAGTAAATGGACTCAAATTGATACCTATAATGTCCATTCCGCTAGTGTTAATTCAATTCAATGGGCACCACACGAATACGGGCCTTTACTTTTAGCAGCCTCTTCTGATGGTAACGTCTCTGTTATTGAGTTTAAAGATAATGGTACTACTGAAccaataattattaatgcaCACGCTATTGGTGTCAATACAGCCTCTTGGGCTCCAGTAGCTGCTTCTTTTGATAATGTTAGAAGATTTGTTTCTGGTGGCGCTGATAATCTAGTTAAAATCTGGAAATATGATCAAGATGCTCACACTTATGTTTTAGAAGAAACTTTAGAGGGTCATAGTGATTGGGTAAGAGATGTTTCTTGGTCGCCAAGCGTTTTAACACGTTCTTATTTAGCATCTGTATCTCAAGATCGTACATGTATCATTTGGACTCAAGAGAATGGCAAAAAATGGAATAAAACACTGTTGAAAAACGAAAAGTTTCCAGATGTTTTATGGAGAGCTAGCTGGTCCTTAAGTGGTAATATTTTAGCCGTATCTGGtggtgataataaaattacacTATGGAAAGAAAACTTAGAAGGTAAATGGGAACCAGCTGGTGAAGTCGAACAATAA
- the PNP1 gene encoding purine-nucleoside phosphorylase (similar to Saccharomyces cerevisiae YLR209C | PNP1 | purine nucleoside phosphorylase) yields the protein MSVEEAKKTIQQASDFIQANVTAHFKSERPFHPHCLIICGSGLSGITSELQNKDHLILPYSIIPGFASSTVQGHNGELWFGFVKQTPVVIMSGRFHFYEGHSLDKIVFPIRALHEFSISHCGSSLKTLVATNASGGLNPIYEVGDLMLLYDHVNLPGLCGNNPLRGPNYDKYGPRFLATSDCYNLELRKLAFQKKEELKIPRQLHEGTYCFVAGPTFESRAESFLLRNFGGDTVGMSTVPEVIIARHCGWNILAISVITNKCVMETPSSALDDDQIPLDQGKANHDEVLEMGKAASKDLQALIEGIVSEL from the coding sequence ATGTCCGTTGAAgaagcaaaaaaaacaattcaaCAAGCATCTGATTTCATTCAAGCAAATGTTACTGCCCATTTTAAATCAGAAAGACCATTCCATCCTCATTGTTTAATTATTTGTGGTTCAGGATTAAGTGGTATCACTTCTGAATTGCAAAATAAAGATCATCTAATTTTACCATATTCCATAATTCCTGGCTTTGCATCAAGTACAGTTCAAGGTCACAATGGCGAATTATGGTTTGGCTTTGTTAAGCAAACCCCGGTCGTAATTATGTCCGGTAGATTCCATTTTTACGAAGGCCACTCTTTGGATAAAATCGTTTTTCCAATTAGGGCCTTACATGAGTTTTCTATTAGCCATTGTGGTTCTAGCTTGAAGACCTTGGTTGCTACCAATGCAAGCGGTGGATTAAACCCAATATACGAGGTTGGTGATTTAATGCTACTGTATGACCATGTTAATTTACCAGGCCTATGTGGAAATAATCCATTAAGAGGGCCAAATTATGATAAATATGGCCCAAGGTTTTTAGCTACAAGTGATTGCTATAATTTAGAATTGAGAAAATTAGcctttcaaaaaaaagaagaactGAAAATACCCAGACAATTACATGAGGGTACTTATTGCTTTGTAGCTGGGCCTACCTTTGAAAGTAGAGCCGAATCTTTTCTACTTAGAAACTTTGGTGGTGATACTGTTGGGATGAGTACAGTTCCCGAAGTAATTATCGCTAGACATTGCGGGTGGAATATTTTAGCTATTAGCGttattactaataaatGTGTTATGGAAACACCATCCAGTGCGCTAGACGATGACCAAATTCCTTTGGATCAAGGGAAAGCCAATCACGATGAGGTTTTAGAAATGGGTAAAGCAGCTTCTAAAGATTTACAAGCCTTAATAGAAGGTATCGTAAGTGAATTGTGA
- the DHH1 gene encoding DExD/H-box ATP-dependent RNA helicase DHH1 (similar to Saccharomyces cerevisiae YDL160C | DHH1 | DEAD box Helicase Homolog) produces the protein MDSSDWKSSLTLPKKDIRPQTDDVTKTKGNSFEDFYLKRELLMGIFEAGFENPSPIQEESIPIAIAGRDILARAKNGTGKTAAFVIPTLEKLKPKVNKIQALILVPTRELALQTSQVVRTLGKHLNISCMVSTGGTNLRDDILRLHEPVHVLVGTPGRVLDLASRKVADLSECHMFIMDEADKMLSRDFKTLVEQILTFFPAKHQSLLFSATFPLTVKYFMDQHLEKPYEINLMDELTLKGITQYYAFVEERQKLHCLNTLFSKLQINQAIIFCNSTNRVELLAKKITDLGYSCYYSHARMSQQERNTVFHEFRQGKVRTLVCSDLLTRGIDIQAVNVVINFDFPKTAETYLHRIGRSGRFGHLGLAINLINWNDRFSLYKIEQELGTEIQPIPPTIDKSLYVAEDSTAIPKPFATPATINGPQTSIAQQLPSQQQQYQQQQYQQQQYQQQQPQQQQPQQQQPQPQQFNLPPQQGNPQFAMQYPVQQPQQQFNHYPQQPQQSAPFNGYQQPQQQF, from the coding sequence atggattCATCAGATTGGAAAAGTAGTTTAACTTTACCAAAGAAAGATATTAGACCTCAGACGGATGACGTTACCAAGACGAAGGGTAATTCCTTTGAAGATTTCtatttaaaaagagaaTTATTGATGGGTATTTTTGAAGCTGGATTTGAAAATCCTTCGCCCATTCAAGAAGAGTCTATTCCAATTGCTATAGCAGGCAGAGATATTCTAGCAAGAGCAAAAAACGGTACCGGTAAAACTGCTGCATTTGTCATTCCAACactagaaaaattaaaaccaaAAGTTAATAAGATACAGGCTTTGATCTTGGTCCCCACAAGGGAATTAGCACTACAGACTTCTCAAGTTGTTCGTACCTTAGGgaaacatttaaatatatctTGTATGGTATCTACTGGTGGTACTAATCTAAGAGATGATATTTTGAGATTACACGAGCCTGTTCACGTTTTAGTCGGTACACCGGGTAGGGTTTTAGATTTAGCTTCTAGAAAAGTTGCTGATTTAAGCGAGTGCCATATGTTTATTATGGATGAAGCGGATAAAATGTTGAGTCGTGATTTTAAAACGCTAGTGGAACagattttaacttttttcccAGCCAAGCATcaatcattattatttagtgCCACTTTCCCATTAACAGTCAAGTATTTTATGGATCAACATTTAGAAAAACCATATGAAATCAATCTAATGGATGAACTAACTTTGAAAGGTATTACACAGTACTATGCATTTGTGGAGGAAAGGCAAAAATTACATTGTTTAAATAcattattttctaaattgcAAATTAATCAAGCTATTATATTCTGTAATTCTACAAATCGTGTTGAGTTGTTGGCTAAGAAAATTACAGATTTGGGATAttcttgttattattcCCATGCAAGAATGTCTCAACAAGAGAGAAATACAGTTTTCCATGAATTTCGTCAAGGTAAGGTTCGTACTCTAGTCTGTTCCGATTTATTAACAAGAGGTATTGATATTCAAGCTGTTAATGTTGtcattaattttgattttccaAAGACTGCTGAAACTTATCTACATAGAATCGGTAGATCGGGTAGATTTGGTCATCTAGGGTTGGCtattaatttaattaattggAATGATCGTTTTAGTTTATACAAAATTGAACAAGAATTAGGCACTGAAATTCAGCCAATTCCACCAACTATTGATAAATCATTATATGTTGCTGAAGATTCAACGGCTATTCCAAAACCATTTGCTACACCCGCGACTATTAATGGTCCACAGACTTCTATTGCTCAACAGTTACCATCTCAGCAGCAACAATATCAGCAGCAACAATATCAGCAGCAACAATaccagcaacaacaacccCAGCAGCAACAACCCCAGCAGCAACAACCCCAACCTCaacaatttaatttacCACCACAACAAGGTAATCCTCAATTTGCAATGCAATATCCTGTCCAACAACCACAACAGCAATTTAATCATTATCCACAGCAACCACAACAGTCTGCTCCATTCAATGGGTATCAACAGCCACAACAACAGTTttaa
- the STE7 gene encoding mitogen-activated protein kinase kinase STE7 (similar to Saccharomyces cerevisiae YDL159W | STE7 | STErile) — MNLDINRQNLFTTKSFTRANHKNLSLKDNVSNRNVETSKQDSIDENNNNETIHNHAINPGLFRSAKPLIRKSLKRNKKPTLQLGESNAKKNIFACVPTNTTIDEINHTNRNDTHSFTRKKDNVSSDSTTNTNKKNFKLPPSPVHAREPSISGMNSLADDFDKLSVFNNDNNNIVTQGATIQLDDLVQLGKIGSGNSGTVLKVLHVPNSKIIAKKIIPIENNLPQVKQQLIRELTIMQKIGKHNNIVEFYSAFYNTVTTSQTKLVTPLSTTTNIAGDDEDYVNKYKSPNESQISNYNADDKVDGREDDDHDDEDNAVMSNEIIICMEYMNLGSLDKILSTYKRYCRRNGVPISQQTSWFNNDLVISKISFGVLNGLNFLYTNYKIIHRDIKPSNILLNSKGYVKICDFGVSKKLIDSIADTFVGTSTYMSPERIQGGVYTTKGDIWSLGLMIIELLTGEFPLGGHNDTPEGILDLLQKIVNEASPKLPNPSTYTKELNDLVKRCCVKDEKERSSLQELLYHDFITKYSNSPEYDREFRHWCKKIKKLMQEEKTVRREEMERAKLQKLQQQNQLP, encoded by the coding sequence ATGAATTTAGATATAAATAGACAAAATTTATTCACAACTAAGAGCTTTACCAGAGCAAACCATAAAAACTTATCATTAAAAGATAATGTTAGCAATAGAAACGTGGAAACTTCAAAGCAGGACAgtattgatgaaaataacaataacgaAACTATACATAATCATGCTATTAATCCAGGATTATTTAGGTCAGCTAAACCTTTAATACGCAAGAGtttgaaaagaaacaaGAAGCCAACGTTACAACTGGGAGAGTCTAATGCTAAGAAGAATATATTTGCTTGCGTTCCTACCAATACCACAATTGACGAAATAAATCATACCAATCGCAACGACACACATAGTTTTACGCGTAAAAAAGATAACGTTAGTTCTGACTCTACCACCAacactaataaaaaaaattttaaattaccGCCTTCTCCTGTTCATGCAAGAGAACCATCAATATCTGGCATGAATTCGTTGGCCGATGATTTCGATAAGTTATCTGTTttcaataatgataataataatattgttacGCAAGGTGCAACGATACAATTAGATGACTTAGTTCAGTTAGGAAAAATAGGTTCAGGTAATTCAGGGACAGTTTTGAAAGTTTTGCATGTACCCAATTCCAAAATTATAGCCAAGAAAATTATAccaattgaaaataatttaccTCAAGTTAAGCAGCAATTGATTAGAGAGTTGACCATAATGCAAAAAATTGGGAAACATAACAATATAGTCGAATTTTACAGTGCTTTTTATAATACCGTTACAACAAGCCAAACGAAGCTAGTAACACCGTTAAGTACCACAACTAACATTGCtggtgatgatgaagattatgtgaataaatataaatcgCCAAACGAAAGCCAAATTTCGAATTATAACGCTGACGATAAGGTTGATGGCcgtgaagatgatgatcaTGACGATGAAGACAACGCAGTTATGTCCAAcgaaattattatttgtatggAATATATGAATTTGGGATCATTGGATAAAATCCTATCCACTTATAAAAGATATTGTAGACGTAACGGTGTTCCGATATCACAACAAACTAGTTGgtttaataatgatttagtgatatcaaaaatatcatttggTGTTTTAAATGGGTTAAATTTTCTATACACCAActataaaattattcataGAGATATTAAACCATCTAATATTTTACTCAATAGTAAAGGCTATGTCAAGATTTGTGATTTTGGTGTTTCTAAAAAACTTATAGATTCTATTGCCGACACTTTTGTTGGTACATCTACCTATATGTCTCCTGAAAGGATCCAAGGTGGCGTTTATACCACTAAAGGTGATATTTGGTCATTAGGCTTAATGattattgaattattaaCTGGTGAGTTTCCACTAGGCGGCCACAATGATACCCCTGAAGGAATCTTGGATTTGttacaaaaaattgttaatgAAGCTTCTCCCAAGTTACCTAACCCATCAACCTATACtaaagaattaaatgatCTGGTGAAAAGGTGTTGTGTTAAGGATGAAAAAGAACGTAGCTCTTTACAAGAGTTATTGTATCATGATTTTATCACCAAGTATTCGAATAGTCCAGAGTATGATAGAGAATTTAGACATTGGTGTAAGAAAATCAAGAAACTTATGCAAGAAGAGAAAACTGTTAGAAGGGAAGAAATGGAAAGGGCCAAATTGCAGAAATTACAGCAACAAAATCAGTTACCGTAA
- the DMO2 gene encoding Dmo2p (similar to Saccharomyces cerevisiae YDL157C | putative protein of unknown function) gives MSNILNVFNPPPSRDLTPAETRDCIPCKIMSTLFALGFGTYLYSGKATEYGSEEIKKGITLKEFSRRNPTWWKYSLKGIGGSLIFFGLLRGSEGWLWNIAEKKLPDAKSEI, from the coding sequence ATGTCTAATATCCTTAATGTTTTCAATCCACCTCCATCACGAGATTTAACACCCGCAGAGACTCGAGACTGCATACCATGTAAAATTATGAGCACACTATTTGCTTTAGGGTTTGGtacatatttatatagCGGTAAAGCTACGGAATATGGCTCAGAAGAAATCAAAAAGGGAATAACTCTAAAAGAATTTAGTAGAAGAAACCCTACCTGGTGGAAATACTCATTGAAAGGGATTGGCGgatctttaattttctttggaCTTCTTAGAGGTTCAGAAGGCTGGTTGTGGAATATAGCTGAAAAGAAACTACCAGATGCAAAAAgtgaaatataa